A stretch of Flexivirga aerilata DNA encodes these proteins:
- a CDS encoding threonine ammonia-lyase, producing the protein MTSLSFAGVLQAADAIAGELPPTPAWSYPALNQEVGAEVIVKHENVQPTGAFKVRGGVAFAASLTGADRTAGLVTASTGNHAQSVAYAARLLGAPAVIVMPHSAAAEKEHATRLLGADVVRHGDTMGAALDHARDLAASRGMRFVSPGDEPAIVHGHATVYLELLRRHAGLDAIYVPVGSGSGAAAACLVRDELAPDCAVIGVQSAAAPAAYNSWRAGEVLEASCATRVAGVATSRGCELPLSVMCDRLDDFLLVDDGDIMAAMRLMSSAAHTLAEGAGATALAGALAHSARPGRIGVICTGGNADAGELAELAVTPVLAAG; encoded by the coding sequence ATGACCAGCCTGAGTTTCGCCGGAGTCCTGCAGGCCGCCGACGCGATCGCGGGTGAGCTTCCGCCGACGCCGGCCTGGTCCTACCCGGCTCTCAATCAGGAGGTGGGAGCCGAGGTCATCGTCAAGCACGAGAACGTCCAGCCCACAGGCGCTTTCAAGGTGCGCGGGGGAGTGGCATTCGCCGCGAGCCTCACCGGCGCCGACCGCACGGCGGGACTGGTGACGGCCAGCACCGGCAACCACGCCCAGAGTGTTGCGTATGCCGCGCGGCTGCTCGGCGCACCCGCGGTCATCGTGATGCCGCACTCCGCCGCGGCGGAGAAGGAGCACGCCACGCGGCTGCTCGGTGCCGACGTCGTCCGGCACGGCGACACGATGGGAGCGGCGCTCGACCACGCCAGGGACCTGGCTGCGTCGCGGGGGATGCGCTTCGTCAGCCCGGGTGACGAGCCCGCGATCGTGCACGGCCACGCCACCGTCTACCTGGAGCTGCTCCGCCGGCATGCCGGACTCGACGCGATCTACGTGCCGGTCGGCAGCGGTTCAGGGGCCGCGGCCGCCTGCCTCGTGCGCGACGAGCTGGCCCCGGACTGTGCCGTGATCGGGGTGCAGTCGGCGGCGGCGCCTGCGGCATACAACTCCTGGCGGGCGGGCGAGGTGCTCGAGGCGTCGTGCGCGACGCGGGTCGCGGGAGTCGCGACCTCGCGCGGCTGCGAGCTGCCGCTGTCGGTGATGTGCGACCGGCTGGACGACTTCCTGCTCGTCGACGACGGCGACATCATGGCGGCGATGCGGCTGATGAGCAGCGCCGCGCACACCCTCGCCGAGGGTGCCGGCGCGACCGCACTCGCCGGCGCACTGGCGCACTCGGCCCGGCCGGGGCGGATCGGGGTGATCTGCACCGGCGGCAACGCCGATGCCGGCGAGCTCGCCGAACTCGCCGTGACGCCCGTCCTGGCAGCCGGCTGA
- a CDS encoding LysR family transcriptional regulator: protein MLELRRLQALVAVAHTGSVSAAADELRYGQPTISHHLRRLEAETQTVLLQRVGRGVRLTAEGEALAHRAEEILALAQRAEDELQQAAGLRAGRVRLAAFPSATATLVPPMLRLLGERAPAVAIELIEAEPPDAAAMLRAGDVDLALTFTYADEDADLLSAMTVAVDHLYLVEPGTERERRPDRALRAHTGTRWVAGCERCRAQLVDLCAAAGFEPEVTFATDDYVAVQALVAQGSLVSILPGLALAAHRHPGVRVTRLPATRRVQVVSYGAPPRPRAVDAVAAALEDTARMLPTPVGV, encoded by the coding sequence ATGCTCGAGCTGCGTCGCCTGCAAGCCCTGGTCGCCGTCGCGCACACCGGCTCGGTGTCCGCGGCGGCCGACGAGCTGCGCTACGGCCAGCCGACGATCTCCCACCACCTGCGCCGCCTGGAGGCCGAGACGCAGACGGTCCTGCTGCAGCGCGTGGGACGCGGTGTCCGGCTGACCGCCGAGGGCGAGGCGCTCGCGCATCGGGCCGAGGAGATCCTGGCGCTGGCTCAGCGGGCCGAGGACGAGCTGCAGCAGGCAGCCGGATTGCGAGCCGGCAGAGTGCGATTGGCGGCGTTCCCGTCCGCCACGGCGACGCTGGTGCCACCGATGCTGAGACTCCTCGGCGAGCGCGCGCCGGCAGTGGCGATCGAGTTGATCGAGGCGGAACCGCCGGACGCGGCCGCGATGCTGCGCGCAGGGGATGTCGACCTGGCGCTGACCTTCACCTACGCGGACGAGGACGCCGACCTCCTCAGTGCGATGACGGTCGCCGTCGACCACCTCTACCTTGTGGAGCCCGGCACCGAGCGGGAGCGTCGGCCCGACCGCGCCCTACGCGCCCACACCGGCACGCGGTGGGTGGCCGGTTGCGAGCGGTGCCGCGCGCAGCTCGTGGACCTTTGCGCCGCAGCGGGATTCGAGCCGGAAGTGACCTTCGCGACCGACGACTACGTCGCGGTGCAGGCCCTGGTCGCACAAGGCTCGCTGGTCAGCATCCTGCCCGGGCTGGCGCTGGCCGCGCACCGGCATCCGGGCGTCAGGGTGACCCGGCTGCCGGCAACCCGGCGGGTGCAGGTCGTCTCCTACGGCGCGCCGCCGAGGCCACGCGCCGTCGATGCCGTCGCGGCAGCACTGGAGGACACGGCGCGCATGCTGCCGACGCCGGTGGGTGTCTGA